The genomic DNA ACTCTTCGGGGTCGGGTTCCTCGATCGGCGCGGCAACGCCCAGCAGCCTGCGGGCCAGCGTCATGGCCTCCTTATGAGTCGAACTGGCGAGCAGGCCATAGTGCCGGATGCGGTGGAAGCCGCGCGGCAGGATGTGGATCAGGAAGCGGCGGATGAACTCGTCGGTCGCCAGCGTCATGACCTGCTGGCGTTCGGCCCCGTCGCGACGGTAATCCTTGTAGCGGAACGTCACGCCGTCCTCGTCGAAAGCGATAAGCCGCCGGTTCGAGATGGCGACGCGGTGCGTGTAGCGCGAGAGATAGGCCAGCACCGCTTGCGGCCCAGCAAAGGGTGGCTTGGCATAGACCACCCAGCGCTTCTTCCGGATCGGCGAGAGATGCCGCAGGAAGGCCTTGCGGGTCGCGAGGCCGGCCAAGGTGCCGAAGAAGGCCAGCCTGCCGGCATCGAACAACGCCAGCAGGCGCGTGAGGAACAGCCGGCGGAACAATGCGCCAAGCACGCGCACCGGTAGCAGGAAGGCCGCGCGTGATGATATCCAACGCGCGCCGCCCGGCGCGATGCCGCCGCCGGGCACGATCATGTGCACATGGGGGTGGTGGGTCAGTGCTGATCCCCATGTGTGCAGCACGGCGGTGATGCCGATGCGCGCGCCGAGGTGCCTGGGATCGGCGGCGATGGTCAGCATCGTGTCCGCAGCCGCGCGGAACAGCAGGTCATAGACGACTGCCTTGTTCTGCCAGGCGACGTCGGCGATCTCGGGCGGCACCGTGAACACGACATGGAAGTAGCCGACGGGCAACAGATCGGCCTCGCGTGCCGCAAGCCAGGTGCGCGCCGCCGCGCCCTGGCACTTGGGGCAGTGCCGGTTGCGGCAGGAGTTATAGGCGACCCGCCAATGCCCGCAGTCGTCGCAGGCCTCGACGTGACCGCCTAGCGCGGCGGTGCGGCAGTTCTCGATGGCCGCCATGACCTTGAGCTGGCCGAGGCTGAGATGCCCGGCATGGGCTGCGCGATAGGCAGGCCCAGCGCTGCGGAAGATATCGGCGACCTCGAGCGAGGCGCGCACGGGTTCAGCCCGGAGGTGCCCTGCCTTCCATCACGGCAACGATCTGGTCGAGCGGACTGCTCACCGCCCGCATGGTCTTGCTCGAAACCTGAGTGTAGAGGCCGGTCGTGTTGATGTTCACGTGTCCCAGCAAGGCTTGGATGACGCGGATATCGATACCCTGCTCGAGTAGGTGAGTGGCGAAAGAATGTCGCAGCGTATGTGGGCTCACCCGCTTGTGAATCTCGGCGCGCTCGGCCGCTTCCTGCACAACGCGGTGCAACTGGCGCGCCGAGATCGGGTCCGTGCCGTTACGACCGGGGAACAGCCAGCCATGTGGCAACATCACCCCGCGCCGCTTGCCTTCGCGCCACCACTGACGAAGAAAATCGAGCAGATGCGGTGAGAGCATGGCGTTGCGATCCTTGCGTCCCTTGCCCTGCTCGACGCGGATCAGCATCCGGGTGCTGTCGATGTCATTGACCTTGAGGTGGGCAACCTCCGAGACACGCAAGCCCGCGCCATAGGCCACGCTGAGTGCTGCTTTGTATTTGATGCCTGGCGCAGCCTCGAGCAGCCGCGCGGTCTCCTCGACGCTCAAAACCACCCGCAATTTGGGCGCGTAATGAAGGACGACAAGCCCCAGCGCCATCTCCGGCCGCTTGAGAGTGACACCGAACAGGAAACGCAGTGCCGATACGGCCCCATTGATCGTTGCAGGCCCAACGGCGCGCTCATGCTGATCGATCTGGAAACGCCGGAGATCTTCGACCGTGGCTAAATCAAGGGGCTTGCCCAGAAAGGTAGCGAAGCGCCGAACATGGCGGATGTAGTCCTTCTGCGTGTGCTCTCCAAAGCCACGCATCTTCATGTCCTGTAACATACGCTGGCGGAGCGAGTTGTTCGGGGCGGCGGTAGTGACAGCATCCATGGTGAGTTCCTTTGCGTTGAAGGAACTCCACGCTCGCAAGGCGACATCGCCGCTCGCAAAGCCTGAACAATACTACGCTACGTCACCCCAAGCGACTCTCCCGCGGAGCGGGTTCGTGCGTTGGTCGATACCTGCCTCCTCGGATGCCAGTCGGACCAGCGCCGGATCCGCCAACGAAGGCGCCATTAAAGCTGGCAAGCGGGGTTCCTAGAAGCGGACGCTTGCGGCGCGGCAGGATAGGTTTCCGCGGCACAGGTCGAATTGTTCGATCGCCTACCCATTGTATCCGCCATTCGGGACGGAATTGCGGAAATCCGAGGTCACGCACTACCGAAAGACTTTCGCACGGTCGGACTGCGTTGAGAGAATTTGGATCGTGGAACGCCGATCCCGTGGACTGCTATGCTGGAGGTATTATTTGCTATGCAGTAAATATGAGGGTTTGCTCGACATTCGCCGTCCGGAATCGAAGCCGAAGCACTTCACCGCAGTTGAAGAGTTATCAGCGGCACGCGCGAAACCGTGCGAGAGCGTCGACAAATGCTTCAGAGTATTGTCCGGACAGGCTCCGAGCAAAAATCACCGCGATCCGCTCGGCTTGTGCCTGCGTTTCGGGTTCGCGACCCAGCCGTTGAAGATCCTCCGCCATTTTACGGGTGCGTGTCAGGCGATCGGGTTCGAGCCG from Sphingobium sp. CAP-1 includes the following:
- a CDS encoding IS91 family transposase; its protein translation is MRASLEVADIFRSAGPAYRAAHAGHLSLGQLKVMAAIENCRTAALGGHVEACDDCGHWRVAYNSCRNRHCPKCQGAAARTWLAAREADLLPVGYFHVVFTVPPEIADVAWQNKAVVYDLLFRAAADTMLTIAADPRHLGARIGITAVLHTWGSALTHHPHVHMIVPGGGIAPGGARWISSRAAFLLPVRVLGALFRRLFLTRLLALFDAGRLAFFGTLAGLATRKAFLRHLSPIRKKRWVVYAKPPFAGPQAVLAYLSRYTHRVAISNRRLIAFDEDGVTFRYKDYRRDGAERQQVMTLATDEFIRRFLIHILPRGFHRIRHYGLLASSTHKEAMTLARRLLGVAAPIEEPDPEESPDHRPPCPCCGGHMTIIEVFARWCQPRAPPSSTSPIRENAP
- a CDS encoding tyrosine-type recombinase/integrase, producing the protein MDAVTTAAPNNSLRQRMLQDMKMRGFGEHTQKDYIRHVRRFATFLGKPLDLATVEDLRRFQIDQHERAVGPATINGAVSALRFLFGVTLKRPEMALGLVVLHYAPKLRVVLSVEETARLLEAAPGIKYKAALSVAYGAGLRVSEVAHLKVNDIDSTRMLIRVEQGKGRKDRNAMLSPHLLDFLRQWWREGKRRGVMLPHGWLFPGRNGTDPISARQLHRVVQEAAERAEIHKRVSPHTLRHSFATHLLEQGIDIRVIQALLGHVNINTTGLYTQVSSKTMRAVSSPLDQIVAVMEGRAPPG